The following coding sequences are from one Anopheles bellator chromosome X, idAnoBellAS_SP24_06.2, whole genome shotgun sequence window:
- the LOC131213344 gene encoding uncharacterized protein LOC131213344 — MSFSYSDPMRPLALQRSHSLPQLLSSREDSGVALSASGSCGGLNNFGYGSDGSWTRRHRHHHHHHYHHHHRYRQPDLKIPYGARLVADLRQLITLKQHYYPEGGWGWLVTYIGIVIHCIAHGLQLSAGVLLLQTANFFPHVTVAAGECLCRTEHED, encoded by the coding sequence ATGTCGTTCTCGTATAGTGATCCGATGCGTCCGCTGGCGTTGCAGCGGTCCCACTCGTTGCCGCAGTTGCTGAGCTCACGGGAAGACTCCGGCGTGGCACTGAGTGCGAGCGGTTCGTGTGGTGGGCTAAACAACTTTGGCTACGGCTCGGATGGTTCGTGGACGagacggcaccggcaccaccatcatcaccattaccaccaccaccaccgctaccGGCAGCCGGACCTAAAGATTCCGTACGGGGCACGGCTGGTGGCCGACCTCCGGCAGCTGATCACGCTGAAGCAGCACTACTACCCGGAAGGCGGCTGGGGCTGGCTCGTCACCTACATTGGCATCGTCATCCATTGTATCGCCCACGGGCTGCAGCTGTCGGCGGGTGTGCTGCTCCTGCAGACTGCCAACTTCTTTCCCCATGTGACCGTGGCTGCAGGTGAGTGTCTGTGCCGGACGGAGCACGAAGATTAG